The genomic DNA AAGCGCAACTGCCCTTCGGAAAAAGCTTTACTAGCTTCAATTTCGCACACTGCCCTAGCCTCAACCCCGCTCCCTTGCTACAATTAGCGCAAGACATCGATTGGCTAGAACGCGCAGAAAACCTGGTCTTATTGGGACCTAGCGGTGTTGGAAAGACCCATCTTGCCGCCGCTGTAGGGCGATCTGCGATTGAGTTAGGCAAACGAGTCAAGTTTTTCAGTGCAACGACGCTCGTTCAGCAATTGCAATATGCCAAACTGCAACTGCAATTACCCACGCTCCTGGCAAAACTAGATCGCTTCGATCTATTGATCGTGGATGACCTGGGTTATGTGAGAAAGAGCGAGGCTGAGACGAGTGTGCTGTTCGAGTTGATTGCCCATCGCTATGAGCGTAAAAGCCTACTGGTGACGGCAAATCAACCGTTTAGCCAGTGGGATGCGATCTTCTCCGATTCCACCATGACCGTGGCAGCCGTAGACCGATTGGTACATCATGCGCTGATCATTGATATTCAGGGTGAGAGTTTCCGCAAGCAATCGGCGGTGGAGCGATCTGGACTGAAGTAGAGCCAGCGTGACGATCTGCAATTTAAGATTTGACGGGTTGCTCGACACAGCAACGATTCCACGCCAGCATCACAGTTCTGGCGTCAGTTTTTCACGTCACGATCATTGTTTCAGAGGCTGTAGCATTCCCACTACAGTCTTTTTTTAGTCCAAACTTAGCCCACCTTTGTAGTACCGAAGTAATTGTCATCCTGGTGTGACAATCAGTTCAAGCGTTCTGCAACCGGACAAGGTGAATTCAGGAAAAATCGGGCAAGGTAGTTGACGTCAGACATTCAACATCCTTAAGAAAATTAAGGAGGGTGAAAAGAGGTTTGAAGACATGTTAGGAAGTACTGAAGCACTACGCAATGAGACTGGTTTAAACACCGAGCCTATCTCCAGAAATACACGTAAACCTGTAATCAATTTGGCAACTGGAAACGCAATTGCTGAATCTGAGACAGAAAACACCACTAAATCAAGAAGTGGTAGGAGACGGGTTGGACAACGAAACCCTAAACGCGACAAAACTGGAACTAGCAGAAACTCTAGTTGATCTGCTTGCTAATAACTTGGGAGAAATACCTCCATCAACTTCTAATGAGTCTGGCACTACAAATGCATCAGAATAAGATTAGACGGCAGTTCCCTCAGTTAGATTGCAGTGGGAGCATCCCACTTATGCAGAAATATCAACTAGCAAGCAGCCCATTGAGGTAAGCACAGCGTAGGTTCAACATCGGATTGACCGACACCCTGTTCCAATGCGCCCCCGATATTTGTAAACGTCGCCCAATCTGTTTGACCGCCGATTCCACTGCCCCTGAACCAATCGAGCAGAGTTGTTGGGTCTGGGTGTCGGCATAATGGACAATCCGGGAACGATGTTTGTCTAGATAGGCTTCAAAATTGCGCGCCTGTTTCCTTTGACAATCGGCAAACAGTGCCTTCGCCTGTTCCACCTGCCCCTGCCACAGCAAGGACTCAGCTTTTTTCAGGCGTTTGAGCGACCCGCCCACT from Leptolyngbya ohadii IS1 includes the following:
- the istB gene encoding IS21-like element helper ATPase IstB; the protein is MLNHWQALEEKATQEGWSYSQFLQALCQLEAERKWALRLQRALKEAQLPFGKSFTSFNFAHCPSLNPAPLLQLAQDIDWLERAENLVLLGPSGVGKTHLAAAVGRSAIELGKRVKFFSATTLVQQLQYAKLQLQLPTLLAKLDRFDLLIVDDLGYVRKSEAETSVLFELIAHRYERKSLLVTANQPFSQWDAIFSDSTMTVAAVDRLVHHALIIDIQGESFRKQSAVERSGLK